The [Pantoea] beijingensis genomic sequence AAGTGACCGGGAGAGTTTGCGCAGCCAACACTGCTGTAGCGCGAAGTATGACGCTCTTTACCCTAAATAATTCGTGTTGCAGCGAGGCGGCAAGCCAACGCGTCCCGGGAGCTTACAAGCAGTAAGTGACCGGGAGAGTTTGCGCAGCCAACACTGCTGTAGCGCGAAGTATGACGCTCTTTACCCTAAATAATTCGTGTTGCAGCGAGGCGGCAAGCCAACGCGTCCCGGGAGCTTACAAGCAGTAAGTGACCGGGAGAGTTTGCGCAGCCAACACTGCTGTAGCGCGAAGTATGACGGGTAAAGACAATTTTATTGGGAAAGACTGTATTCGTGGGGTAGATGCTGGTAGAATCCTGCGCCATCACAACGTAATCAAGTGTCGTAAGAATAACGGCGCTTATTTGCACAAATCCATTGACAAACGAAGGCTAAAAAGGCATATTCCTCGGCCTTTGAATTGTCCTCAATAGAATATATTTGGGAGTTGGACCTTGGCTAATATCAAATCAGCTAAGAAACGCGCCGTAACGTCTGAGAAGCGTCGTAAGCATAACGCTAGCCGTCGTTCTATGATGCGTACTTTTATTAAGAAAGTATACGCGGCCATCGCTGTTGGCGATAAAGAAGCTGCACAAAATGCATTTAACGAAATGCAACCAATCGTGGACCGTCAGGCTGCTAAAGGTCTGATCCACAAAAACAAAGCTGCACGTCATAAAGCAAACTTGACTGCACAGATCAACAAACTGGCTTAATCGTCCGCTTGTTAATCAGCTTTGAGAAGAGCCGGCGCCT encodes the following:
- the rpsT gene encoding 30S ribosomal protein S20; this encodes MANIKSAKKRAVTSEKRRKHNASRRSMMRTFIKKVYAAIAVGDKEAAQNAFNEMQPIVDRQAAKGLIHKNKAARHKANLTAQINKLA